Below is a genomic region from bacterium.
TTATATCCCAATGATTGATGGTAACGACTATTGTTGTAGAATGGAAAATAACCTCCCAACCCATCTCTTGCATCATCATAACCCTGATAGCCTTTTATATAAACCTCTTCATACTTCACACTTCTCCACAGCCTCTCGGTGAAGATATTGTCGAATACTCTACCTCTACCATCCATACTGACTTTGATCCCATTATTCAATAATATCCCTGTGAAATCATTACTCGTAAACTGTGAGCCTTGATCAGTGTTGAATATATCAGGACTACCTTTTTTTAATGCCTCTTCCAGTGCCTCTACGCAAAAGTACACATCCAGACAGTTACTCAGACGCCAGGACAATACATAACGGCTAAACCAATCAATGATGGCAACAAGATACAAAAATCCTTGCCTTAGCCGAATGTAAGTAATATCTGCACTCCACACCTGGTTAGGATGGGTAATATCCATTCCTTTAAGTAAATATGGATATATCTTGTGTTGTGAGTGTGGCTTGCTTAAATTTGACTTTGGATAAATTGCATAAAGTCCCATCTTTTTCATAAGAGTACAAACCCTCTCTCTCCCAATATGATAACCTTCTCGCCTCAAGGCTTCTTTTATCTTACGACTCCCATAAAAG
It encodes:
- a CDS encoding IS3 family transposase (programmed frameshift), translated to MRKSFSPEFMAKVALAAIKEEMTMAELSSKYEVHRTQISNWRKHVLEGVVDIFKGKKDKANKEKEKLVDELYRQIGQLRVENEWLKKKFASFEHCEDKKRLIEPEDEQLSIRRQCELLGLHRSNLYYEPVKVSEETLKIMNRIDEIFTEAPFYGSRKIKEALRREGYHIGRERVCTLMKKMGLYAIYPKSNLSKPHSQHKIYPYLLKGMDITHPNQVWSADITYIRLRQGFLYLVAIIDWFSRYVLSWRLSNCLDVYFCVEALEEALKKGSPDIFNTDQGSQFTSNDFTGILLNNGIKVSMDGRGRVFDNIFTERLWRSVKYEEVYIKGYQGYDDARDGLGGYFPFYNNSRYHQSLGYKTPYEVHYGG